A DNA window from Carassius gibelio isolate Cgi1373 ecotype wild population from Czech Republic chromosome A6, carGib1.2-hapl.c, whole genome shotgun sequence contains the following coding sequences:
- the brinp3a.1 gene encoding BMP/retinoic acid-inducible neural-specific protein 3, translating to MSCQCTDFRLAYLMSLWVCVALSLHCWVSAPVAASHDAAGPFGWLLSDKGPFHHSQEFAEFVERYQQGFTTKYKIYREFGRWKVNSLALEREDNGVALPLDPEFMQTIRQLGRRPTLSAITENIIRKYGTHFLLSATLGGEEALTIFVDKRRLSRTADLTDSNGTAVTLEALHQLAASYFIDRESTLRRLHHLQIASTAIKVTETRTGPLGCSNYDNLDSVSSVLVQSPENKIHLQGLQAILPEYLRSRFVEAALSYIGCHSEGEFVCRDNDCWCKCSGDYPQCNCPSEDLKAMQDSLKLIRESWMQANQEFEESEDFQNFVRRLPTFYALNTSAVQYFWKMDPGVQQRFQLLETSTQQLLSKAQRIVGKLFKLSKRCRTQPKISVPRERPHNYWLRYILSIMYCSENKQIGSYMEETRTCSCHYEHPSCQGIIPCYVGDGPHCASCSYENRSRCASCNPGYMLSQGSCRNTIPDSTDNYIGFETDLQDMELRYLLQKKDGRISIHAMFISNDVRLNNWFDPSWRKRMLLTLKSNKFKSNHVHMLLGISLQICLTKNSTLEPVLSVYINPFGGSHSESWIMPIDQNSYPDWERTKLDIPLDCYNWTLSLGNKWKTFFETVHIYLRSRVKTASVQGNGSIHFEPLEYMDSSRNLGYMKINSMQVFGYSMHFDPDAIQDLILQLDYPYTQGSQDSALLQLLEIRDRVNRLSPPGQQPLDLFACLLRHRLKLSTADVVRIQTALQAFSSKQPNSMEYETTKLCS from the exons AGAGTTTGGGCGCTGGAAGGTGAACAGCCTGGCTCTGGAGAGAGAGGACAATGGCGTGGCTCTACCCCTCGATCCAGAGTTCATGCAGACCATCAGACAGTTGGGCCGCAGACCCACTCTCAGTGCCATTACCGAGAACATCATCAGGAAATATGGCACACACTTTCTGCTCTCAGCTACACTCGGAG GTGAGGAGGCGTTGACTATATTTGTGGACAAGCGGAGGCTAAGCCGGACGGCAGACCTTACTGACTCAAACGGCACGGCTGTGACTCTGGAGGCCCTGCACCAGCTGGCTGCCTCCTACTTCATAGACAGAGAGAGCACTCTGCGCAGACTACACCACCTCCAGATTGCTTCCACTGCTATCAAG GTGACCGAAACAAGGACAGGCCCTCTTGGATGCAGTAACTATGACAACCTCGATTCTGTCAGTTCCGTTTTGGTCCAGAGTCCTGAAAACAAGATTCATCTACAAG GGCTTCAGGCCATTCTGCCAGAATACCTAAGGAGCAGATTTGTGGAGGCAGCTCTCAGTTATATTGGCTGCCACTCTGAGGGCGAGTTTGTGTGCCGGGATAATGACTGCTGGTGCAAATGCAGTGGTGATTATCCCCAGTGCAACTGTCCCAGTGAAGACCTGAAGGCAATGCAGGACAGTCTGAAACTCATCAGAGAGTCATGGATGCAAGCCAACCAAGAGTTTGAAGAGTCTG AGGACTTCCAAAATTTTGTGAGGAGATTACCAACATTCTATGCTCTGAACACATCTGCTGTGCAGTACTTTTGGAAGATGGACCCTGGCGTTCAGCAGCGCTTTCAGCTGCTGGAGACTAGCACTCAGCAGCTGCTCAGCAAAGCGCAGCGGATTGTCGGCAAACTCTTCAAACTCAGCAAAAGGTGTCGGACTCAGCCCAAAATATCTGTGCCCAGGGAGAG GCCTCACAACTACTGGCTTAGGTATATCCTCTCCATCATGTACTGCAGTGAGAACAAACAGATAGGCTCCTACATGGAGGAAACGCGGACCTGCTCCTGTCATTACGAGCACCCATCCTGCCAGGGCATTATCCCGTGCTACGTAGGCGATGGTCCTCACTGCGCCTCCTGCTCCTACGAGAACCGCTCTCGCTGTGCCAGCTGCAATCCCGGCTACATGCTGAGCCAAGGGTCCTGTAGGAATACCATACCGGATTCTACTGACAACTACATCGGGTTCGAGACGGACCTTCAGGACATGGAGCTGCGCTACCTGCTTCAAAAGAAGGACGGGCGGATCAGTATTCATGCCATGTTCATAAGCAATGATGTCAGACTCAACAACTGGTTCGATCCCAGCTGGAGGAAGAGGATGCTGTTGACACTGAAGAGCAACAAGTTCAAATCGAACCATGTCCACATGCTCCTAGGGATCTCCCTGCAGATATGCCTTACTAAAAACAGCACCCTGGAACCCGTGCTGTCCGTCTACATCAATCCATTTGGAGGTAGTCATTCTGAGAGCTGGATCATGCCAATTGACCAGAACAGTTACCCTGACTGGGAAAGGACCAAGTTAGACATCCCGCTTGACTGTTATAACTGGACCCTGTCTCTGGGTAACAAGTGGAAGACCTTTTTTGAGACGGTACACATTTACCTGAGGAGCCGTGTCAAAACGGCATCAGTTCAGGGGAACGGCAGCATCCATTTCGAGCCATTGGAATACATGGACTCTTCTCGTAACCTGGGCTACATGAAAATTAACAGTATGCAGGTGTTCGGATATAGTATGCACTTTGATCCAGATGCAATTCAGGACTTGATCCTGCAGCTGGACTATCCGTACACGCAGGGCTCGCAGGACTCGGCCTTGCTCCAGCTGCTGGAGATCCGAGACCGGGTCAACCGTCTCTCTCCACCAGGCCAACAACCTCTGGACCTGTTTGCTTGCTTATTACGCCACCGTCTCAAACTCTCTACCGCTGATGTTGTCCGAATTCAGACTGCTCTTCAGGCCTTCAGCTCCAAGCAGCCCAACTCAATGGAGTATGAAACTACCAAACTATGTAGCTAA